The following proteins come from a genomic window of Mucinivorans hirudinis:
- a CDS encoding Aminoacyl-histidine dipeptidase (Peptidase D) translates to MKELNPQSVWRYFEEITRIPRPSKKEEKIRQYLRDFAKVNNLELREDTIGNIVIVRPAAVGCEQKEGVILQSHVDMVCEKEVGLDFDFETMPIETYIEDGWVRARGTTLGADCGIGMAMQMAVLTDPEIKTGKIEALFTVDEEQGLTGAFRLEAGMLTGSRMINLDSEDEGEVYIGCAGGIDTIAKFDVELKKAPSAEKYNFYKIAVGGLRGGHSGDDINKGLACANKILVRVLWAMLDVSAVKLCSIDGGNLRNAIARDAWAEVAISGEDCDSVILAASELATQIKAEYALTDPGVDITLVAIAPCQSRIDRESSRRLLMALQSLPHGVMAMSAAIPGLVETSTNLASVKMGKGFVEVVTSQRSSVESAKRDIARTVASVFELAGAKVRHTDGYPGWTPNPESPLVKLCEREYENLFARKIAVKAIHAGLECGLLLKKYPALDIISIGPTLRGVHSPAERLEVRTVDMVWQLLLRLI, encoded by the coding sequence ATGAAAGAGCTCAATCCACAATCTGTATGGCGATATTTTGAAGAGATTACTCGCATACCTCGTCCTTCTAAAAAGGAGGAGAAGATACGTCAATACCTACGCGACTTTGCCAAGGTCAACAACCTTGAGTTGCGGGAGGATACCATAGGCAATATTGTTATTGTGCGTCCTGCCGCAGTGGGGTGTGAGCAAAAGGAGGGGGTCATTCTCCAATCGCACGTGGATATGGTGTGTGAAAAGGAGGTGGGCTTGGATTTCGATTTCGAGACTATGCCAATCGAGACCTATATTGAGGATGGTTGGGTTCGCGCACGTGGTACGACACTTGGGGCTGATTGCGGAATCGGTATGGCGATGCAGATGGCAGTGCTGACCGACCCCGAAATTAAGACAGGTAAAATCGAAGCTCTATTCACAGTGGACGAGGAGCAGGGGCTTACCGGCGCTTTCCGCCTAGAGGCGGGTATGCTCACGGGCAGCCGTATGATAAACCTCGATTCGGAGGACGAAGGCGAGGTCTATATAGGTTGTGCCGGAGGTATCGACACCATCGCCAAGTTCGATGTTGAACTTAAAAAAGCGCCCTCAGCCGAAAAGTACAATTTTTATAAGATTGCAGTGGGCGGCTTGCGCGGTGGTCATTCGGGTGATGATATTAATAAGGGTTTGGCTTGTGCCAACAAGATTTTGGTGAGGGTGTTGTGGGCTATGTTGGACGTTTCGGCGGTTAAACTTTGCTCAATAGATGGGGGCAATCTTCGCAATGCCATCGCACGTGATGCTTGGGCAGAGGTTGCCATAAGTGGCGAGGATTGCGATAGTGTTATATTGGCGGCATCGGAGCTGGCAACGCAAATCAAGGCGGAATATGCCCTCACCGACCCCGGTGTGGATATAACCCTTGTGGCGATTGCCCCCTGTCAAAGCCGCATTGACAGGGAGAGTTCGCGTCGTCTGTTGATGGCTTTGCAGTCTCTTCCTCACGGTGTTATGGCTATGAGTGCGGCGATACCAGGCTTGGTGGAGACATCCACGAATTTGGCTTCGGTGAAGATGGGTAAGGGGTTTGTGGAGGTTGTGACCTCGCAGCGCAGCTCGGTGGAAAGTGCCAAGCGCGACATTGCGCGTACGGTGGCTTCGGTCTTTGAGTTGGCGGGGGCAAAGGTGCGCCATACGGACGGTTACCCGGGGTGGACGCCCAATCCCGAATCACCGCTTGTGAAACTTTGTGAGCGGGAGTACGAAAACCTTTTCGCACGGAAGATTGCTGTCAAGGCAATTCACGCCGGCTTGGAGTGTGGATTGTTGTTAAAGAAATATCCCGCTCTAGACATCATCTCCATAGGACCGACCCTTCGAGGTGTCCACTCGCCTGCCGAGCGGTTAGAGGTTCGTACGGTTGATATGGTTTGGCAACTGCTGTTGAGGTTGATTTAG
- a CDS encoding 6-phosphofructokinase, whose amino-acid sequence MKRVLLSTSGGDCPGLNAVIRGVVKRAAQDGDWEVLGSVQAYNGILWEPTEIMVLNEDSVKGIHYRGGTILETTNKGGPFAWPVFNKREGKWEYVDRSEEMIRKLQYMGVDAVISIGGDGSQRISKRLSDMGLDIIGVPKTIDNDLSATDFTFGFQTAVHIATDAVDKLITTAQSHNRTFILEVMGRDTGWIALHTAIAGGADVCLIPEIPYDINKVLEKLRTKYNSKNRGSAIIVVAEGAKPKDGAVHSAVASEVGYENVRLGGICYDLSNQLKAAGFVPDIRETVLGHIQRGGVPIAYDRVLATQFGVKAFECVLEGKFGHMVSYRHPDIIAVPLEEAVGQMKFIDPESDIMDTARGCGISFGD is encoded by the coding sequence ATGAAAAGAGTTCTATTATCAACAAGCGGTGGCGATTGCCCCGGTCTTAATGCGGTGATTCGCGGAGTGGTCAAGCGTGCCGCGCAGGATGGTGATTGGGAGGTTCTCGGCAGTGTGCAGGCTTATAATGGCATCCTTTGGGAGCCCACCGAAATAATGGTTCTTAACGAAGATTCGGTTAAGGGAATCCATTATCGCGGTGGTACGATTCTCGAGACTACCAATAAGGGCGGTCCCTTTGCGTGGCCTGTCTTCAATAAACGTGAGGGTAAGTGGGAGTATGTAGACCGCTCGGAGGAGATGATCCGCAAGCTCCAGTATATGGGCGTGGATGCGGTTATCTCCATCGGTGGCGATGGCTCGCAGCGTATATCGAAGCGTCTTTCTGATATGGGGTTGGATATAATCGGTGTGCCCAAAACCATCGATAACGACCTCTCGGCTACCGATTTCACCTTTGGCTTCCAGACGGCTGTTCATATCGCCACGGATGCTGTGGATAAACTTATTACAACGGCACAGTCTCACAATCGCACATTTATTTTGGAGGTTATGGGGCGTGATACGGGTTGGATTGCTCTACACACGGCTATCGCCGGCGGGGCGGATGTTTGTCTGATTCCGGAGATTCCGTACGATATAAATAAGGTACTCGAAAAGTTGCGTACCAAGTATAACAGTAAAAATCGCGGCTCTGCCATCATTGTTGTAGCTGAGGGGGCAAAACCCAAGGATGGTGCGGTGCATTCGGCTGTGGCTTCGGAGGTGGGTTACGAGAACGTACGTTTGGGCGGTATCTGCTACGACCTCAGTAACCAGCTCAAGGCGGCAGGCTTCGTGCCCGATATTCGCGAAACCGTACTCGGACATATCCAACGTGGGGGTGTGCCCATTGCTTATGACCGTGTGTTGGCAACTCAGTTTGGAGTCAAAGCCTTTGAGTGTGTGCTCGAGGGTAAGTTTGGGCATATGGTCTCGTATCGTCACCCTGATATTATTGCAGTTCCGTTGGAGGAGGCTGTCGGACAGATGAAGTTTATTGACCCCGAGAGCGATATTATGGATACTGCCCGCGGTTGCGGTATAAGTTTTGGAGATTGA
- a CDS encoding Dihydroxy-acid dehydratase gives MAGARALWRANGMTEEQFGKPIIAVVNSFTQFVPGHTHLHKIGQKVKQWIEEQGCYAAEFNTIAIDDGIAMGHSGMLYSLPSRDLIADSVEYMCEAHCVDAMICISNCDKITPGMLMAAMRLNIPTVFVSGGAMEAGRVGERDYDLIDVMVMGADEAVSDEQLQEVERAACPTCGSCSGMFTANSMNCLTEALGLSLPGNGTIVATHKNRKRLFKEAARLIVRNAIDYYENDNEAVLPRSVATREAFLNAMSLDIAMGGSTNTVLHLLAVASEAGVDFTMRDIDELSRKIPVLCKVAPNMQKYHIEDVNRAGGIIAILDELARFNLVDGSVKRVDGYTLQQAIEQYSMLRPTAPRENLERYLSAPAGKFNIELGSQEKYYATADIDRANGCIRDVENAYSKDGGLAVLYGNIAADGCIVKTAGVVAECLIFEGTARVFDSQEQACKGILDGTVLAGDVVIIRYEGPKGGPGMQEMLYPTSYLKSVKLDKVCALLTDGRFSGGTSGLSIGHCSPEAAAGGLIAAVKDGDKIVIDIPARKIELKVDEATLNRRMVRLRKNGFVPKNRNRVISNSLKVYAAMVSSADRGAVRVI, from the coding sequence ATGGCAGGTGCACGTGCACTTTGGCGGGCAAACGGTATGACCGAAGAGCAATTCGGCAAGCCCATTATTGCAGTGGTAAACTCCTTCACGCAATTTGTGCCGGGGCATACACACCTCCACAAAATAGGTCAGAAGGTCAAACAATGGATAGAGGAGCAGGGGTGCTATGCCGCCGAGTTCAACACCATTGCCATTGATGACGGCATTGCTATGGGGCACAGCGGGATGTTGTACTCGTTGCCCAGCCGTGATTTGATTGCCGACTCGGTGGAGTATATGTGTGAGGCTCACTGTGTTGATGCTATGATTTGCATCAGCAACTGTGACAAGATAACACCGGGGATGTTGATGGCGGCAATGCGGCTCAATATTCCTACGGTCTTTGTCAGTGGCGGAGCTATGGAGGCGGGTAGAGTGGGAGAGAGGGATTACGACCTGATAGATGTGATGGTTATGGGGGCAGATGAGGCGGTGAGTGATGAGCAGTTGCAGGAGGTTGAGCGTGCGGCTTGCCCCACCTGCGGCTCGTGCTCGGGGATGTTTACGGCTAATTCTATGAACTGCCTGACGGAGGCTCTGGGGTTGTCCTTGCCGGGGAACGGAACGATAGTTGCTACCCACAAAAACCGAAAAAGACTTTTCAAAGAGGCTGCTCGATTGATAGTTAGGAATGCAATAGACTACTATGAAAATGATAACGAGGCGGTACTTCCCCGCTCCGTTGCCACGCGCGAGGCGTTCCTAAATGCTATGTCGTTGGATATTGCAATGGGAGGGTCTACGAATACCGTTTTACACCTTTTGGCGGTAGCATCCGAGGCGGGCGTAGATTTCACGATGCGTGATATTGATGAACTTTCGCGCAAGATACCTGTGCTGTGCAAGGTTGCACCTAATATGCAAAAGTATCATATTGAGGATGTAAATCGTGCAGGTGGTATAATTGCGATTTTGGATGAGTTGGCGCGATTCAACCTCGTAGATGGCAGTGTGAAACGTGTGGACGGCTATACATTGCAGCAGGCTATTGAGCAGTACAGTATGTTGCGTCCCACTGCCCCACGCGAAAATTTGGAGAGATACCTATCCGCGCCGGCGGGTAAGTTTAATATAGAGCTTGGTTCGCAAGAGAAGTATTACGCTACGGCGGATATAGACCGCGCAAACGGCTGCATCCGAGATGTCGAAAACGCCTACTCCAAGGATGGGGGTTTGGCGGTGCTTTACGGCAACATTGCGGCGGACGGGTGTATTGTCAAGACGGCGGGTGTTGTGGCGGAGTGTCTGATTTTCGAGGGTACGGCGCGCGTTTTCGACTCTCAGGAGCAGGCTTGTAAAGGTATTTTGGACGGGACGGTCTTGGCGGGAGATGTTGTCATAATCCGCTATGAGGGTCCCAAGGGGGGGCCGGGTATGCAGGAGATGTTATACCCGACTTCATATCTGAAGAGTGTGAAGTTGGACAAGGTTTGTGCGTTGCTTACTGACGGACGTTTCTCGGGCGGTACTTCGGGGTTGAGCATCGGGCATTGTTCGCCGGAGGCTGCTGCGGGAGGGTTGATAGCGGCGGTGAAGGATGGCGACAAAATCGTGATAGATATACCGGCGCGCAAGATTGAACTCAAGGTGGATGAGGCTACGTTAAACCGACGTATGGTGCGGCTTCGCAAAAACGGCTTTGTGCCTAAAAATCGTAACCGAGTCATAAGTAACTCATTAAAAGTATACGCAGCAATGGTAAGCTCAGCCGACCGTGGAGCAGTGAGAGTAATTTAG
- a CDS encoding Acetolactate synthase large subunit, with the protein MTSQEITTTAKNITGADMLLRSLQAEGVDTIFGYPGGTIMPVYDELLNHTEKLRHILTRHEQGAVHAAQGYSRVSGRVGVCFATSGPGATNLTTGIADAMIDSTPLVCITAQVNAPLLGSDAFQEADIINMTAPVTKWNFQITNHTEIAGAVAKAFYIARTGRPGPVVLEITRNAQVTRGDFDYAPCEGIRGYRPVPGIPMEDLAEATRLIASSHKPLILAGNGVKISGAEEALVRFAESGNIPIASTLMGLSVVPTSHPLYVGMLGMHGNLAANRMTQEADLIIAVGMRFSDRVTGKLDRYAPKAKIIHIDIDPVEINKNVRPTVEVCCDARSALEILAVATQYQDRDEWLEYARKEYLIEWENVIKENLYPEREELTMAEVVNEVAVQGEANAVIVTDVGQQQMIAARYSKFNNTRSMITSGGLGTMGFGLPAAVGAKIAQPEREVVAFLGDGGFQMTMQELGTMLHWGIGVKVVVLNNYFLGMVRQWQQLFWNKRYAMTPLENPDFVMIARAYGIPAKRVTERKYLKEAVAEMLATEGAYFLEVVVGREDNVFPMVPAGASISDLIFNE; encoded by the coding sequence ATGACATCACAAGAGATTACGACCACAGCAAAAAATATAACGGGAGCCGATATGTTGCTCCGCTCGTTACAGGCAGAGGGTGTTGATACGATTTTCGGTTACCCGGGCGGGACGATTATGCCCGTTTATGACGAGTTGTTGAACCACACCGAAAAGTTACGCCATATTCTCACGCGTCACGAGCAGGGGGCAGTCCACGCCGCTCAGGGCTATTCGCGCGTGAGCGGACGGGTGGGGGTATGTTTTGCAACATCGGGACCGGGGGCGACGAACCTCACCACCGGTATTGCCGATGCGATGATAGACTCCACTCCGCTGGTCTGCATCACGGCTCAGGTCAATGCTCCGTTGCTGGGTTCGGACGCTTTTCAGGAGGCTGACATTATCAATATGACCGCCCCTGTCACAAAGTGGAATTTTCAGATAACCAACCATACCGAAATTGCCGGAGCCGTGGCAAAGGCTTTTTATATTGCTCGTACGGGTAGACCCGGACCCGTGGTGCTGGAGATTACCCGCAATGCTCAGGTTACGCGTGGCGATTTCGACTATGCCCCTTGCGAGGGTATTCGCGGCTACCGCCCTGTGCCGGGGATTCCGATGGAGGATTTGGCTGAGGCTACGCGGTTGATTGCCTCTTCGCACAAGCCGTTGATTTTAGCAGGCAACGGCGTTAAAATATCGGGAGCGGAGGAGGCTCTCGTAAGATTTGCCGAGAGCGGAAATATACCTATTGCCTCCACCTTGATGGGACTTTCGGTTGTGCCCACCTCGCATCCGTTGTATGTGGGTATGCTGGGTATGCACGGCAATTTAGCTGCAAACCGTATGACACAGGAGGCTGATTTAATTATTGCCGTGGGTATGCGTTTTTCAGACCGCGTTACGGGAAAATTAGACCGTTATGCCCCCAAGGCGAAGATTATACACATTGATATTGACCCTGTTGAGATTAACAAAAATGTTCGTCCAACGGTTGAGGTCTGCTGCGATGCACGGTCGGCTTTGGAGATTCTGGCGGTGGCTACACAGTACCAGGATAGAGACGAGTGGTTGGAGTATGCACGCAAGGAATATTTGATTGAGTGGGAGAATGTTATCAAAGAGAACCTCTATCCCGAGCGCGAGGAGCTGACAATGGCGGAGGTTGTGAATGAGGTGGCGGTGCAGGGTGAGGCGAATGCTGTTATTGTAACGGATGTTGGTCAGCAACAGATGATTGCGGCGCGATACTCTAAGTTCAATAACACACGTTCGATGATTACCAGTGGTGGTTTGGGGACTATGGGTTTTGGGTTGCCGGCGGCTGTGGGTGCGAAGATTGCACAGCCCGAGAGGGAGGTTGTTGCATTCCTTGGAGATGGTGGTTTCCAGATGACGATGCAGGAACTTGGCACGATGCTGCATTGGGGAATAGGTGTCAAAGTTGTTGTTCTCAATAATTATTTCCTGGGAATGGTTCGTCAGTGGCAACAACTCTTTTGGAATAAACGTTATGCGATGACACCGTTAGAAAATCCTGATTTTGTGATGATTGCTCGTGCATACGGCATACCTGCGAAGCGTGTTACCGAACGAAAATATTTGAAAGAGGCTGTGGCAGAGATGCTTGCCACGGAAGGCGCATACTTTTTAGAGGTGGTTGTGGGCAGAGAGGATAATGTCTTCCCGATGGTGCCTGCCGGAGCTTCAATTAGTGATTTGATTTTTAACGAGTAG
- a CDS encoding Acetolactate synthase small subunit, with protein sequence MKEYKITVFTENTVGVLNRITNIFTRRKINIESLRVAETHHKGISRFTIVALSDYETMEKVKKHIERIVEVLKADFNDRHRDVDEELKGLI encoded by the coding sequence ATGAAAGAGTATAAAATCACAGTTTTCACTGAAAATACGGTGGGTGTTCTCAACCGTATTACAAATATTTTTACGCGACGTAAAATCAACATCGAGAGTTTGCGCGTTGCCGAGACTCACCACAAAGGCATCTCGCGCTTTACCATTGTTGCCCTCTCCGATTACGAGACTATGGAGAAGGTGAAAAAACATATCGAACGCATCGTTGAGGTGTTGAAGGCTGACTTCAACGACCGCCACCGCGATGTGGACGAGGAATTGAAAGGGCTAATTTAA
- a CDS encoding Ketol-acid reductoisomerase has translation MAKINFGGVEENVVTRGEFPLAKAQEVLKNETVAVIGYGVQGPGQSMNMRDNGINVIIGQRNWSKSWDKAVADGWVPGETLFEIEEACAKGTIILNLLSDAAQIEMWSKMKSHLTSGKALCFSHGFGITYKEKTGIIPPADVDVILVAPKGSGTSLRRLFVSGRGLNSSFAIFQDATGKAHERVVALGIAVGSGYLFETDFRREVYSDLTGERGTLMGAIQGIFAAQYQVLRDNGHTPSEAFNETVEELTQSLMPLIAENGMDWMYANCSTTAQRGALDWWKPFRDATLPVFQKLYAEVACGNEAQRSIDSNSKPDYREKLDAELKELHESEMWQTGIAVRKLRPENN, from the coding sequence ATGGCAAAAATTAATTTTGGCGGCGTAGAAGAGAACGTCGTAACGCGCGGGGAGTTCCCGTTGGCAAAAGCACAAGAAGTTTTGAAAAATGAAACGGTAGCCGTTATCGGTTACGGTGTTCAGGGACCGGGTCAGTCGATGAATATGCGCGATAATGGCATCAATGTCATTATCGGGCAGCGTAATTGGTCAAAGAGCTGGGATAAAGCAGTAGCAGATGGCTGGGTGCCGGGCGAGACACTATTCGAGATTGAGGAGGCGTGCGCAAAGGGTACTATTATTTTGAACCTGCTCTCGGACGCGGCTCAAATCGAGATGTGGAGCAAGATGAAATCACACCTCACCTCGGGCAAAGCACTCTGCTTCTCGCACGGTTTCGGCATTACTTACAAAGAGAAAACAGGTATCATTCCCCCGGCTGATGTTGATGTGATTTTGGTTGCACCCAAGGGTTCGGGCACTTCGCTTCGCCGTCTTTTTGTTTCGGGACGCGGTCTGAACAGTTCGTTTGCCATCTTCCAAGATGCTACGGGTAAGGCGCACGAGCGTGTTGTGGCACTGGGTATTGCTGTTGGTTCGGGCTACCTGTTTGAAACCGATTTCCGCCGCGAGGTCTACTCGGACTTAACGGGTGAACGCGGCACTTTGATGGGTGCAATTCAAGGCATATTTGCGGCTCAGTATCAAGTTCTTCGCGACAACGGACACACTCCCTCAGAGGCGTTTAACGAGACAGTTGAGGAGTTGACTCAATCTCTGATGCCTCTCATTGCAGAGAATGGTATGGATTGGATGTATGCAAATTGCTCTACTACGGCTCAGCGTGGCGCGCTCGATTGGTGGAAGCCTTTCCGCGATGCTACCTTGCCGGTGTTCCAGAAGTTGTATGCCGAGGTTGCTTGCGGCAACGAGGCTCAACGTTCTATTGACAGCAACTCAAAACCCGACTATCGCGAAAAGTTGGATGCCGAACTCAAAGAACTACACGAGAGCGAAATGTGGCAGACCGGCATAGCGGTTCGCAAACTCCGCCCCGAGAATAATTAG
- a CDS encoding Mobile element protein: MIRYTIKLSAAEVAELQTIIKKGSHSAHSFRVAHILLSCDKGEFSDNKGITNESICKVLKIGARTIDRVKKRFVEEGFEEVLERRPSGQLYQKKVDGDLEAKIVALCCSEPPAGFSKWSLRMLSNKVVELQYVDYISHVSVSNVLKKTNLSLGK, translated from the coding sequence ATGATTCGTTACACTATCAAATTATCGGCAGCGGAGGTTGCCGAGCTTCAGACAATAATAAAAAAGGGAAGCCATAGTGCTCATTCTTTTCGTGTTGCTCATATTTTATTGAGTTGCGACAAGGGAGAATTTTCTGACAATAAAGGGATTACCAATGAGAGTATTTGTAAGGTTTTGAAGATTGGAGCAAGGACAATCGACAGAGTTAAGAAACGATTTGTCGAAGAAGGCTTTGAGGAGGTACTCGAACGTCGCCCTTCGGGTCAGCTCTATCAGAAAAAAGTAGATGGTGATTTAGAAGCCAAGATAGTAGCATTGTGTTGTAGCGAACCGCCAGCAGGATTTTCCAAATGGTCTTTGCGAATGCTTTCTAATAAAGTTGTTGAATTGCAGTATGTTGATTACATTTCACACGTTAGTGTGTCTAATGTATTAAAAAAAACGAACTTAAGCCTTGGAAAGTAA
- a CDS encoding Mobile element protein, whose translation MIPPEQSANFVANMERVLDVYKQPYNEEYPVVCMDESPKQLIEEVASIPMKPGQDARVDYEYIRHGTVNIFIANEPLTGRRIVDVTDFKTKADWAKFIKKISDEYPTAKKIKLVMDNFKTHDGSAFYEIFPPEQAKELWDRFEFILTPKHGSWLNMAEIELHVLNGQCLNRHIPTKEKVIAEVEAWQNHRNNANLKINWQFTNEDARIKLKKLYPSIQN comes from the coding sequence GTGATTCCGCCTGAGCAGAGTGCTAATTTTGTGGCTAATATGGAGCGAGTGTTGGATGTTTATAAGCAGCCCTATAATGAAGAGTATCCGGTTGTTTGTATGGACGAGTCGCCAAAGCAGCTAATTGAAGAAGTTGCATCAATTCCAATGAAACCGGGGCAGGATGCAAGAGTAGATTATGAATACATTAGGCACGGAACGGTAAATATATTCATTGCCAATGAACCCCTTACAGGTAGGAGAATAGTGGATGTTACGGATTTTAAGACAAAAGCAGATTGGGCAAAATTCATCAAGAAAATATCTGATGAATATCCCACTGCCAAGAAGATAAAATTGGTTATGGATAACTTCAAAACTCACGATGGTTCTGCTTTTTATGAGATTTTTCCACCTGAGCAGGCAAAGGAGTTATGGGATAGATTTGAGTTTATTTTAACTCCCAAGCACGGCAGTTGGTTGAATATGGCAGAGATAGAGTTACACGTGCTCAATGGTCAGTGTTTGAATAGGCATATTCCTACCAAAGAAAAAGTTATCGCTGAGGTAGAAGCGTGGCAAAACCATCGAAATAACGCAAACTTGAAAATTAACTGGCAATTTACAAATGAAGATGCAAGAATAAAACTCAAAAAATTATATCCGTCAATTCAAAATTAA
- a CDS encoding CRISPR-associated protein Cas2, with the protein MERFSEYRIMWVLVFFDLPTETKKERKDYASFRKKLLCDGFGMFQFSIYLRHCPSRENAEVHIKRVKASLPPKGEVGIICITDKQFGDMEIFSCKKVVERKGVPQQLELF; encoded by the coding sequence GTGGAACGATTTTCGGAATATCGAATAATGTGGGTACTTGTATTTTTTGACCTGCCGACCGAAACCAAGAAGGAGCGCAAGGATTATGCTTCGTTTCGCAAGAAACTCTTGTGCGACGGTTTCGGTATGTTTCAGTTTTCGATATACTTGCGCCACTGCCCCTCGCGCGAGAATGCCGAGGTGCATATAAAGCGGGTCAAAGCCTCCCTGCCACCCAAGGGCGAGGTGGGCATTATATGCATTACCGACAAGCAGTTCGGAGATATGGAGATATTTTCGTGTAAAAAAGTAGTCGAGCGCAAGGGCGTTCCGCAGCAGTTGGAGTTATTCTAA
- a CDS encoding CRISPR-associated protein Cas1: MIKRTLYFGNPAYLSLRNEQLVVNIPGANGMDDATGKNSVPIEDIGVVVLDNRQITITQGALEALLENNAAVITCDHSRMPVGLMLPLCGNTTQNERFREQLDASLPLKKQLWQQTIQSKIANQAAVLRGCRGAEVRNMLRWVGEVRSGDADNLEARAAAYYWANIFTKFKRDREGEPPNNLLNYGYAILRAVVARALVSSGMIPTLGIHHHNRYNAYCLADDVMEPYRPYVDRLVVEMFDSGIVELDKDAKAQLLSIPVLDVVINGQRSPLMIAVGLTTSSLYKCFSGECRKIVYPEI; this comes from the coding sequence ATGATTAAGCGCACCCTCTACTTCGGCAACCCCGCCTATCTGAGCCTGCGTAATGAACAATTGGTTGTCAATATTCCCGGAGCTAACGGGATGGACGATGCCACGGGCAAGAACAGTGTGCCTATTGAGGATATCGGGGTTGTGGTGTTGGACAACAGGCAGATAACAATCACACAAGGGGCGTTGGAGGCGTTGCTCGAAAATAATGCTGCCGTTATCACCTGCGACCACTCGCGAATGCCTGTGGGGTTGATGCTGCCCCTTTGTGGCAATACAACTCAGAACGAACGATTCAGAGAGCAGCTGGATGCCTCCCTGCCGCTGAAAAAGCAGCTTTGGCAGCAGACCATTCAATCGAAAATTGCCAATCAAGCCGCCGTTCTCAGAGGGTGTCGCGGAGCAGAGGTACGCAATATGCTCCGTTGGGTGGGGGAGGTTCGCAGCGGTGATGCAGATAACCTCGAGGCACGTGCCGCCGCATACTACTGGGCAAACATTTTTACAAAATTTAAGCGTGACAGGGAGGGCGAACCGCCCAACAATCTCCTTAATTACGGTTATGCGATACTGCGCGCCGTGGTTGCTCGTGCCTTGGTCTCGAGCGGTATGATACCCACGCTCGGGATTCACCACCACAATCGTTACAACGCCTACTGTTTGGCGGATGACGTTATGGAGCCTTACAGACCTTACGTTGATAGGTTGGTTGTTGAGATGTTTGATAGCGGCATAGTTGAACTTGACAAAGATGCCAAAGCTCAGTTGCTCTCCATTCCTGTGTTGGATGTTGTGATTAATGGTCAGCGTAGCCCGTTGATGATAGCCGTAGGTTTGACCACCTCTTCCCTTTACAAATGTTTCAGCGGCGAGTGCCGCAAGATTGTTTATCCCGAGATATAG